Proteins encoded within one genomic window of Sulfurovum sp. XGS-02:
- a CDS encoding HAD hydrolase family protein: MPNRSIYITDLDHTFLHTDQTISDFSTEVWNTKNKDAILSVATARSFQKTRDFLEKLHLHAPMILLDGTMIVSPDKKLIDLKTINKALGDAIVEVGLQFDIDPFIIGLKDMDLNEAFLYPRKLNEHQKFVLKGYKNDPRLQFNPDNKTMDMNLKIVYFGDKKTLEPLTAKLKTTFKDAIECKLSPEKYSDGYFLTILHPEGDKAHALQKVMDYLERDPEDVTVFGDSVNDIGMFKLAGTSVAVSNALDEVKAVADIILPHSNDEDAVAKYLKSNG, from the coding sequence ATGCCCAATAGATCCATCTATATCACTGACCTTGACCATACTTTTTTACATACGGACCAAACTATCAGTGATTTCAGCACAGAGGTATGGAATACAAAAAACAAAGATGCTATCCTCTCTGTAGCCACGGCCAGAAGCTTTCAAAAAACCCGTGACTTTTTGGAGAAACTCCATCTGCATGCACCAATGATACTCTTGGACGGTACGATGATAGTATCACCGGACAAGAAGCTTATAGACCTGAAGACCATTAATAAGGCACTGGGTGATGCCATCGTTGAAGTAGGTTTGCAGTTTGACATAGACCCTTTCATCATAGGTCTCAAAGACATGGATCTCAATGAAGCTTTTTTATATCCAAGAAAACTCAATGAACACCAGAAATTTGTCTTAAAGGGCTACAAAAATGACCCTCGTTTGCAATTCAATCCGGATAACAAAACTATGGATATGAACCTGAAGATCGTTTATTTTGGAGACAAAAAAACACTGGAACCTCTGACAGCAAAATTAAAAACAACGTTCAAAGATGCCATAGAGTGCAAACTCTCTCCAGAAAAATATTCAGACGGCTATTTCCTGACTATACTTCACCCTGAAGGTGATAAAGCACATGCTCTACAGAAGGTTATGGATTATCTCGAACGAGACCCTGAGGACGTAACGGTATTTGGTGACTCGGTCAATGATATAGGGATGTTCAAACTTGCTGGCACTTCTGTTGCCGTCTCCAATGCCCTGGATGAAGTCAAAGCCGTAGCAGATATCATACTGCCTCACTCCAATGATGAGGATGCAGTGGCCAAATATTTGAAAAGTAATGGATAG